The Cognatishimia activa nucleotide sequence CGAAACCGAAGACAGCACCATTGCTGACCTCGCAGTTGCCACCAACTGTGGTCAGATCAAAACCGGTTCCCTGTCCCGCTCTGACCGTCTGGCGAAATACAACCAGCTGATCCGCATCGAAGAGATGCTGGGCGAGACTGCAGAATACGCGGGTCGTTCGATCCTGAAAAAATAAATCAGGTCAAAGATTTGAAAAGCCCTGCTTTCGGCGGGGCTTTTTTCGTTTTAGGAAGACTGCATGGACAGACCTTCAGATAAAAACGCCTATCAAGCCGAGCACGCAAAACTTCTGTTGCGCAGCTACCAAGAACGTATTGGTAAGCCGCTCATTGCTTCCACTGATCCCAGAGAGGTCTATGAAGCGCCATTTGCAATCCTTTCACATGATACGTCTGAAGACCCGATTCTGACCTATGGCAATCTCGCAGCTCAGCGGCTCTGGAATATCTCCTGGGAAGAGCTCACGCAGATGCCGTCGCGCCTGACCGCGGAGCCAGGGCATCGCAATCAACGTGCGGCGATGTTTGAAGAAATGCGCGAATCCGGTGCGATCAGGAACTATGAAGGCGTGCGCATCGCCAAATCCGGCCAAAGGTTTCGCATCCGTAACGCCACAATTTGGAACCTGACCGATCTGAATGGCGAAAAGGTCGGAGAAGCCGCCACTTTCAAAGAGTACACCCTACTATGAACGCTGAGCAACTGATTGAAAAACTCGGCCTCCTACCGCATCCCGAAGGCGGTCATTATCGTGAGACTTGGGTTGCAGACAACGATGGGCGGCCTGTTGGCACCGCCATATATTTTTTGCTGAAAGCAGGCGAACGCAGCCATTGGCACAAGGTCGACGCGGTAGAGATCTGGCACTACTACGCTGGTGCGCCTCTCATATTGTCGCTGTCGGAAACGGAAACAGGCCCCGCAAAAGACCACATTCTTGGTCCTGATATTTTCCAGGAACAAACCCCTCAGGTCATCGTACCAACTGACCACTGGCAAGCTGCCCGCACCACCGGAGATTTCACTCTTGTAGGGTGTACTGTCTCACCGGGTTTTCAATTCGACGGTTTCACACTCGCAGCACCAGGCTTTGATATCCCAAGGACCTAGCCTTCTTCTTTGCTAAAATACTCTGGGGGAATTTGCCAAAGGCAAAGGGGGGCAAAGCCCCACTCAGGCCGGAGAACTCAAAACCCCGCCCCCTACTAAAGCCTTTACCCCAGTGGTGCTTGGCCCTGAGGTCGGCAACCCGCGTGCAACCCGCGCGGCTAAAAACGCAAAAGCCTGTGCTTCAAGCATATCACCATCAAGTCCGACGGCCTCCACCGGCTGAACGTCGCAATCCAACGAGACCCGTAGCATCTCCATCATCACCGGATTCTTGCGCCCGCCTCCCGTGACCAGAAGCGTTGCCGGCAACGATGGGCAATGCTCAATGCCGTGCGCAACAGCGGCAGCAGCCATGCCGGTCAAAGTCGCGGCAGCATCTGCATCAGAAAGCTCCCGCACCAAATCAATCATCTCAGCAAAGTCGTTTCGATCAAGCGACTTAGGTGGCATCC carries:
- a CDS encoding MEKHLA domain-containing protein, whose protein sequence is MDRPSDKNAYQAEHAKLLLRSYQERIGKPLIASTDPREVYEAPFAILSHDTSEDPILTYGNLAAQRLWNISWEELTQMPSRLTAEPGHRNQRAAMFEEMRESGAIRNYEGVRIAKSGQRFRIRNATIWNLTDLNGEKVGEAATFKEYTLL
- a CDS encoding cupin domain-containing protein — encoded protein: MNAEQLIEKLGLLPHPEGGHYRETWVADNDGRPVGTAIYFLLKAGERSHWHKVDAVEIWHYYAGAPLILSLSETETGPAKDHILGPDIFQEQTPQVIVPTDHWQAARTTGDFTLVGCTVSPGFQFDGFTLAAPGFDIPRT